The Planifilum fulgidum genome has a segment encoding these proteins:
- the lipB gene encoding lipoyl(octanoyl) transferase LipB: MQVFICREVDYEVALGWQKEFVEKRKRGEIEDSLILLEHPPIYTMGSDQKWEHLLYPPDELKKQGFKIYRCNRGGDITYHGPGQLVAYPIIHLKEAKLTPIGYVRLLEQIVCDVLSFYKIKGQRKEGYPGVWIQNRKICAIGIGVSRGVTFHGLALNVQPDLTHFQNIIPCGLAQFGVTSLAEELGYSPDMSTVQQQLITAFKRNLQITCRICYHQPTIGGDDHDRGAKQGIIAR, translated from the coding sequence TTGCAGGTTTTTATATGCCGGGAGGTGGACTATGAGGTAGCTCTTGGCTGGCAAAAAGAATTCGTTGAAAAACGCAAGAGAGGTGAAATCGAAGATTCCCTCATCTTGCTTGAACACCCTCCCATCTATACGATGGGTTCGGACCAAAAATGGGAGCATTTGTTGTATCCACCGGATGAACTGAAGAAACAAGGTTTCAAGATTTATCGTTGCAACCGCGGCGGTGATATCACGTATCATGGCCCGGGACAACTTGTGGCCTATCCAATTATCCATCTGAAGGAGGCCAAACTCACACCGATCGGGTATGTGCGCCTTTTGGAACAAATAGTGTGTGATGTCTTGTCCTTTTACAAAATAAAAGGACAACGAAAAGAAGGATATCCGGGAGTCTGGATTCAAAACCGTAAAATTTGTGCCATCGGTATCGGGGTGAGCCGGGGGGTAACGTTTCACGGTTTGGCATTGAATGTACAACCGGATCTCACTCACTTTCAAAATATCATCCCTTGCGGTCTGGCACAGTTTGGGGTCACTTCTCTCGCCGAAGAGTTGGGATATTCACCTGATATGTCGACGGTTCAACAACAGCTGATCACGGCATTTAAACGAAATCTGCAAATCACGTGTCGTATCTGTTATCATCAACCAACGATAGGGGGAGACGACCATGACCGAGGCGCAAAACAAGGAATTATCGCGCGATAA
- a CDS encoding thiamine pyrophosphate-dependent dehydrogenase E1 component subunit alpha, with protein MTEAQNKELSRDKAIWMYRKMVEIRKFEDCVHKLFARGILPGFVHLYAGEEAVAVGVCAHLEEKDSITSTHRGHGHCIAKGCDLNGMMAELYGKATGLCKGKGGSMHIADLEKGMLGANGIVGGGFPLACGSALTAKLKGTKAVSVCFFGDGANNQGTFHEGINLAAIWKLPVIFVAENNGYAEATPFTYASSCTDIAQRAAAYNIPGVIVDGKDVMAVYRAAQEAVIRARNGEGPTLIECKTYRNYGHFEGDAQKYKKKEDQEIHLHEKDSIQIFRNYLLSNNLLTEQELERIDNDVEKAISEAVRFAEESPYPSAEELMTDVYVSYK; from the coding sequence ATGACCGAGGCGCAAAACAAGGAATTATCGCGCGATAAAGCGATTTGGATGTATCGAAAAATGGTGGAAATCCGCAAGTTTGAGGACTGTGTTCATAAACTATTTGCACGTGGAATTTTGCCGGGTTTTGTTCATTTGTATGCAGGAGAAGAGGCGGTGGCGGTCGGTGTATGTGCCCATTTGGAAGAAAAAGACAGCATTACAAGCACTCACCGTGGACATGGTCATTGTATTGCCAAAGGGTGTGATCTGAACGGAATGATGGCGGAACTTTACGGGAAAGCCACAGGACTGTGCAAAGGAAAAGGCGGCTCCATGCATATAGCTGATCTGGAAAAAGGAATGCTTGGTGCCAATGGGATTGTAGGCGGAGGCTTTCCTCTTGCATGCGGTTCGGCGTTGACAGCGAAGTTAAAAGGGACAAAAGCAGTATCTGTTTGTTTCTTTGGAGACGGTGCCAATAACCAGGGAACTTTCCATGAAGGGATTAACCTGGCAGCTATCTGGAAATTACCGGTTATATTTGTCGCAGAAAACAACGGATATGCAGAGGCCACCCCATTCACCTATGCGTCCAGTTGTACCGATATCGCTCAGCGAGCAGCCGCCTATAACATTCCTGGTGTCATTGTGGATGGAAAAGATGTGATGGCCGTATATAGGGCGGCGCAAGAAGCGGTCATAAGAGCGCGAAACGGAGAAGGCCCCACATTAATCGAATGTAAAACCTACCGCAATTATGGTCACTTCGAGGGAGACGCGCAAAAGTACAAGAAGAAAGAAGATCAAGAAATACATCTGCATGAGAAAGATTCCATACAAATCTTCCGTAACTATCTTTTGTCCAACAATCTGTTAACAGAACAAGAGCTTGAAAGGATAGATAACGATGTTGAGAAAGCGATTTCAGAAGCTGTACGATTCGCGGAAGAAAGTCCGTATCCGTCTGCGGAGGAGCTTATGACGGATGTCTATGTTTCTTACAAATAA
- a CDS encoding alpha-ketoacid dehydrogenase subunit beta produces the protein MSRKISFSEALNEAMRLAMRADENVILMGEDVAGGAQVDHLQDDEAWGGVLGVTKGLVQEFGRNRVLDTPISEAAFIGAAVGAAVTGLRPIAELMFNDFVGSCFDQILNQCAKLRYMFGGKTQVPLTIRTMYGAGFRAAAQHSQSLYAIFTHIPGIKVVVPSTPADAKGLLLASIADNDPVIFFEDKTLYNMEGEVPEGHYTIPIGKADIKREGSDLTIVAIGKQVHTALKAAEILAKKGMEIEVIDPRSLSPLDEETILHSVEKTNRLIVIDEANPRCSVATDIAALVASKGFDMLDAPIKRITAPHTPVPFSPVLEDLYLPTPEKVIQAISELVGDDSILTAS, from the coding sequence ATGAGCAGAAAGATAAGTTTTTCCGAGGCCCTCAATGAAGCGATGAGGTTGGCGATGCGGGCCGATGAAAACGTGATTTTGATGGGGGAGGACGTGGCCGGAGGCGCGCAAGTTGATCATCTGCAGGATGATGAAGCGTGGGGGGGTGTATTGGGGGTTACCAAAGGGTTGGTACAGGAATTTGGGCGTAACCGCGTTCTGGACACGCCGATCAGTGAAGCCGCTTTTATCGGCGCGGCTGTGGGGGCGGCAGTAACCGGACTCCGACCGATTGCTGAGTTAATGTTTAACGATTTTGTCGGTTCCTGTTTCGACCAAATCCTGAATCAGTGTGCAAAATTACGATACATGTTTGGTGGCAAAACGCAAGTGCCTTTAACAATCCGTACCATGTATGGCGCGGGATTTCGGGCAGCCGCGCAACATTCGCAAAGCCTGTATGCAATCTTCACGCACATCCCGGGAATTAAAGTGGTCGTTCCTTCCACGCCGGCGGATGCCAAGGGACTGCTCCTCGCTTCCATCGCTGATAACGATCCGGTAATTTTCTTTGAGGATAAAACCCTTTACAACATGGAAGGCGAAGTACCCGAAGGACATTATACGATACCGATAGGAAAAGCAGATATAAAACGGGAAGGGTCAGACCTTACCATCGTAGCCATTGGAAAGCAAGTGCACACGGCTCTCAAAGCAGCAGAAATCCTTGCTAAAAAGGGAATGGAAATTGAGGTGATTGATCCTCGCAGTCTGTCTCCGCTAGATGAAGAGACAATTCTCCATTCCGTGGAAAAAACGAATCGTCTCATCGTGATCGACGAAGCTAACCCACGTTGCAGTGTAGCTACAGATATTGCCGCCCTTGTTGCGAGCAAAGGGTTCGACATGCTTGATGCACCAATAAAAAGAATTACCGCACCGCACACACCCGTACCGTTCTCTCCTGTTTTGGAAGACCTCTATTTGCCAACACCGGAGAAAGTCATTCAAGCGATTTCCGAATTGGTCGGTGATGATTCCATACTCACAGCTTCTTGA
- a CDS encoding dihydrolipoamide acetyltransferase family protein — MASELIMPKLGMGMKEGTVVEWKKNVGDSVKKGDVVVIISSEKIEMEVEAPQDGILLDIVVPNGEVVSVGTVIGYIGMPGEKVGDGEKNKTPLANKGQVAAVAESAQSVATPESPVKKRKVKITPIARKMAEAAGLDIEKLVGTGPQGRITKEDVEKAIANQALLSSMSSQEQPISREKESARVDIAQKIAEDNASVERKVVSGMRKVIATRMHESLQQSAQLSMTMTVDVTDLLLLKKQIAEDVLSRYELKLTVTDFIARAVVLALLQHKQMNSAWIGDSIHTYSHVHLGIAVALDKGLVVPVIRHAERRTLIELAKEITSYFKNMICQCKMEV; from the coding sequence ATGGCTAGTGAATTGATTATGCCGAAACTCGGAATGGGAATGAAAGAAGGTACAGTTGTCGAATGGAAAAAAAATGTGGGGGATTCTGTAAAAAAAGGAGATGTCGTTGTCATCATCAGTTCAGAAAAAATCGAGATGGAAGTGGAAGCACCCCAAGACGGGATCCTGCTGGACATCGTCGTTCCGAACGGTGAAGTCGTTTCGGTCGGAACGGTAATCGGCTACATAGGCATGCCGGGAGAAAAAGTGGGCGATGGAGAGAAAAATAAAACACCTCTTGCTAATAAGGGACAAGTTGCGGCAGTAGCCGAATCGGCCCAATCGGTTGCAACTCCGGAATCACCTGTTAAGAAAAGGAAAGTAAAAATCACTCCCATCGCTCGTAAAATGGCAGAGGCAGCCGGTCTGGATATTGAAAAATTAGTCGGTACGGGTCCACAGGGGCGCATTACAAAAGAAGATGTAGAGAAAGCGATCGCTAATCAAGCACTTCTTTCCTCGATGTCTTCTCAGGAACAACCCATCTCACGTGAAAAGGAGAGTGCTAGAGTAGATATTGCACAGAAAATTGCGGAGGATAACGCTTCAGTAGAGCGTAAAGTTGTCAGCGGAATGAGAAAAGTGATTGCCACGCGCATGCATGAAAGCTTGCAACAGAGTGCTCAGCTTTCTATGACCATGACTGTAGATGTGACTGATCTACTCTTGTTAAAGAAACAAATAGCTGAGGATGTACTGAGCCGTTACGAACTGAAGCTGACAGTTACCGATTTTATTGCCCGTGCTGTTGTATTAGCTCTGCTGCAACATAAACAAATGAACAGCGCATGGATAGGTGACAGCATTCATACTTATTCCCATGTGCATCTAGGAATAGCAGTAGCCCTTGATAAAGGGTTGGTGGTTCCTGTGATCCGCCATGCTGAACGTCGTACCCTCATCGAATTGGCGAAAGAGATTACAAGCTATTTCAAAAACATGATCTGCCAATGTAAAATGGAAGTATGA